CCTCGCTCAACCGGAAGTGCAACTCCGCGTCCTCGCCGACGTTGATGTCGCCGTCGAAGCGGTACTCCTCGAGGAGGGCGGCGTCGTAGATCACGTTACAACACGCCACCGACCGGACCTCCCGGACCCGGTCGATCGCGTGCGACTGCGGCGACCCGCCGGACCCGAACACCGTCCCCTGGAGGCTCCCGACCAGTTTCGCGAACGCCGGGTCGTCCGGGAACGGGCGGTTCGGGCCGCCGATGCCGGCGATGTGGTCGTCGGCGCCGACGATCCGGTCGACGAGCGACCGGAGCCACGTCGCGGGAACCGCACAGTCGGAGTCGGTGAACGCGACGTAGCGCCCGTCCGCCGTGTCGATGCCGCGGTTCCGGCACGCACCGATCGTCCCGCCGTCGACGACGTGGAACGACGCGTCGTACCCGGCGACGACGCGCTCGGTGTCGTCGCTGCTCCCGCCGTCGACGACGAGGACCTCGTAGCGGTCGTCGGGGTAGGTCTGCTCGGCCAGCGACGACAGCGTCTCGCCGACGGTCGACGCCGAGTTGTAGGTGACGACGACGACCGACACCAACGGATCGGGAGCGTCGCCGGATCGCGCTTCGGTCACGGCCGCCCGCTCGCGGCGTCCCCGAATAACCCCGTCGATAGCTCAGCCCATCCCGCGGCCGGCCGTCCCGAGCACTCGCAACCCACCGGTGTTCCACCTGCCGGTCACGTCGACGTCGGCCGGCCGCCCGAAGTAGAACGAGGGCCGGGAGCCGTCGAGTCGGCCGGAGACCGCGACGACGTCGTCCCGGACCGTCCCCCGACCGCTCGGCGGTCCAGCGAGCACGGCGTTGCCGGCCCCCCGTGTGAGTTCGTAGACGTACTCGACCGCCCCCGAGTCGACCACGACGTCGTCGAAGCGCGCCCCGCCGACGGGACCGACGCGGACGAGCGAACGCGGGACCGACTGCTGGCCGACCGGCTCGTAGTGGAGTCGGCCGACGTGCAAGCGACCGGCCCGTGCGTCGACGAGCCGTCCGGCCGACCCGCCGACGGTGACGTCGCCGACGGCGAGTTCGCCCCCGTGTTGGTACAACAGATCGCTGTCGGACCCGCTCCGGTCGGCCGTCGGGTAGGCGACGACCGTGCCGAACTGATTGGCCGGGCCGTAGGTACTCCGCCACTCGATGAGGGCCTCGGCGTCGCCGGCGTCACAGTCGTCCATCCGCAGGAAGTCGTGGCGACACTGGAACGGGCCGACGCCCTCGTCGACGCGGTAGACGCTGTCGTTCCACGCCCAGCAGTAGAGGCGGCCGACGTAGAGGTCCGCCGGGTCGCTGGCCGGGTCCGCGCCGTTGTCGCGGAAGTGGATGGCGACGCCCGAGGGGCGACCGGGACCGGGACCGCGGAGTTCGAAGCCGTCCAGTTGGACGCGGTTGGCCCGCGGGTTCCGGTCGAAGACGATGCCGTCGGTGTTCGGCTCGGTGACGTGGAGGACGGAGACGTTCATCCCGAACCCGTAGAGACCGGTGTTCGGGTGGGGGCGAACGGACCCGCGTTCCGTGACCCGCCCCGGCGGGAGGTAGACGCGCCCGCCGCTCTCGGCGAGGAGGTCGAGCGCGTCCTGAACCGGCGTCTCGGTGTCGTCGGTGTCGACCGCCGTCGTCTCGAGGTCCCGCCCGACGGCGACGACGTGGCCGGCGACGAGGTCCGCGACGGGCGCCGGCGTGGTCGCCGTCTCGGTCGACACGGCGTCACCGCCTCCCAGCGAACAGCCGGCGGTCGTCGAGGCGAGCAACAGCGCGAGCCACGAGCGACGGGTGACTCGACCCGTCATCGTCGCCGCCCGCGGAGGGCGTTCTTCGGAGACACACTGGTAGGTGTATTCGATCCCACGAGGATAGCGCTGTCGACGGCCACGCCGCCCCGGAAAGCATAACACGGGACTCGGTGTAGGTAGGGCGAACGTACTCTCTCGTCGCCTCGCGGCGATCTCCCTCATGTCAGACGACGATACCTCTCGATCCGAGTCGCAGCCCTCCTACCGGGTGCTCGGGTGTGCGACGGAACACCCGAGCCACCTCTTCCCGGTCCGAACGCCGTTCAATCAGCGGTCCTTCGACGCGCTCAACAGGACCGGCGTCGACCTCGACGTGGTCTCGCCGACCCCGTACGCCCCGCCGGTCGGCCCGTTCTCGGAGTACCGACACGTCCCGAAGACCGAGCGGTGGGGGTCCTACGAGGTGCACTACCCTCGATTCCTCTACGCGCTGCCGAAGCGGTACTTCTACCACGTCTCCGGGAACTCGATGCGGAAGCGCCTCACCCGCTACGTCGAGCAGACCTTCGACACGCCCCACGACGTAGTGCAGGCCTGTGGGTTCTACTTGGACGGGTACGGGACGCTCGAGTACTGTCGGCGCCACGACGTGCCGCTGGTCGCCCTCTCGCACGCGGGCGACCTGAAGAACTTCGATCGGTTCAACGACACCGTCCAGTCGCAGATCCGCGAGACGATCGACTACGCCTCGGCGGTCCTGACCGTGAGCGACGAACTGGCCGACGTCGCTCGCGGGTTCACGACCGCCGACAAGGTCACGACGCTCCCCATCGGCGAGGACCCCGAGAAGTACCCGACCGACCGCCGCGAGGCGATCCGTGCGGAGTTGGGTATCGACCCCGACACGAAACTACTGCTGTACGTCGGCCGCTTCGAGAAGGAGAAAGGCGTCAAGGAACTGGTCTCGGCGCTCGGTGCCTTAGATCGCGAGGACGTGAGCGTCGTCGCCGTCGGCCACGGCGGCGCGCTCCGCTGGTGGTTCCTCGACGAACTGGGGAAGCTGTCTCACCCGGCCCACGCCTACTGGGAGTTGGACCCCATCGCCGTCCGCCGGCTCCACGTCGCCGCCGACCTGCTCGTCCTCCCGAGTCACTTCGAGGCGCGGCCGACGGTCATCTACGAGGCGATGGCCGCCGAGACGCCCGTGCTCGCGTCGAACGTCGGCGGGATCCCGGAGATGGTCGTCGACGGGGAGACGGGCGTCCTGATCCCGCCGCACGACCCCGGGGCGCTGACCGAGGCGCTCGACTACCTCCTCGACGACCCGGCTCGCCTGCGAACGATGGGTGCGGCGGGGCTGCGACGCCTCGTCGACAACGAGTGGACGTGGACCCGCCACGCCGAGCGGATGAACGAGATCCACCGGGAGGTCATCGATGCCTGAGGTCAGCGTCGTCGTCCCGGCCTACCAGCGGGGCGACATGGTGGGGCGAGCTATCGACAGCGCGCTCGCACAGACGGTCGAGGACGTCGAAGTCGTCGTCGTCGACGACGGGAGCACCGACGACACCGAGACCGTCGTCACGGCCTACGAGGACGACCGCGTGCGGTACGTCGCCCACGAGCGGAACCGTGGCGTGAGCGCCGCCCGCAACACCGGTCTCGCGGCGGCGACGGGCGAGTACGTCGCGTTCCTCGACTCCGACGACGAGTGGCTCCCGCGGAAGCTCGACCGCCAGCTCACGACGCTGGCCGAGCGCGGCGAGGGGTGGGTGGGAGCGTACTGCGGGATCGCGACCGGGGGACTCTCTCCGCTCGACCGGCTCGCGGCCGTCGTCTCCGAGCGGCTCTTCCGTTCGGCGGCGCCGCGAGAGGGCGGCCGGGAACTGGCCGAGGCGCTGTTGTCGATGCAGGTGTTCATGGGACCGGGGTCGACGCTGCTGGTCGAACGCGACGTGTTGGAGGCGACCGGGGGGTTCGACGAGGGGCTGTCCCTGTTCGAGGACTGGGACCTCGTCTTGCGGGTGCTCGAGGCGGGGAAACTGGCGTACGTGGACGAGCCGCTGGCGGTGACCCACTTCACCGGCAACGCCCCGGCGAAGGCCTGCGTCGTCAACGACCGACGCTTCCTGGAACGGAACGCCGACCTCGTCGCCGACCTCGAAGCGCGCGGCGTGCGGGTCGAGCGGATCCACCGGATGGGGCTGGTCGGCCACTTCCTCGCCGAGGGCCGATTCGGCGAGGCCGCCGACTACCTCGACGCGGCCGCGCTCGCCGAACCGAAGAACCTCGCCCGAGTGGCCTTCTGGTCGGTGCTGGGTGTCCGTGCGCTCGCGAGGGGAGACCGATGAGCGACGCCTACGACGTCCTGGCCTGTTGCATCCACCACCAGAGCCACCCGCTCCAGGTTCGCTCCCCGTTCAACCACCGCTCGTTCGACGCGATCAACCGCACCCACGCGGACCTCGACGTGGTCGTGCCGACGCCGTTCGCCCCGCCGGTCGGTCCGTTCTCGGAGTACTCGCGGGTCCCCGACACCGAACGCTGGGGGAGCTACGTGGCCCACTACCCGCGGTTCCTGTACATGATCCCGAAGCGGCGCTTCTACCACGTCTCCGGGGACTCGCTACAGCGACGCGTCCCTCGCTACGTCGAGCGCACCTTCGACACTCCCCACGACGTGGTCCACACCTCCGACATCTACCTCGACGGCTACGGACTGCTCCCGTACTGCCGGGCGCACGACCTGCCGCTCGTGGTCACGAGCCACGCCGTCGACCTCCACAACTTCGACTCGTTCAACGAGCAGGCCCAACGGCGCATCCGCGAGACCATCGAGTACGCCGCCCGCATCCTCGTCGTCAGCGACGAACTGGCCGGCGTCGCCCGGCGGTTCGCCCCCGCATCGAAGGTCCGGACGGTCCCCATCGGCGAGGACCCGTCGAAGTTCCCTACCGACCGGCGCGCCGCGATCAGGACGGAACTGGGCATCGACCCGGACACGAAGCTGCTGTTGTACGTCGGGGCCTACACCGAACAGAAGGGCGTGAAGGAGTTGGTCGAGGCCGTCGACGCGCTCGACCGTGAGGACGTGCTGCTGGTCACCGTCGGTCACGAGGGCGACCTGCGCTGGTGGCTGCTGGACAGGCTGGGCGAACTCTCCCACCCCGCCCGGTCCCAGTGGCGACTCGACCCGATGGCGCTGCGACGCTGGCAGGTCGCCGCCGACGTCGTGGTCCACCCAAGTTGGACGGAGGGCAGGCCGACGGTCGTCTACGAGGCGATGGCCGCGAAGACGCCCGTCGTCGCATCCGCGGTGGGCGGCATCCCGGAGATGGTCGTCGACGGCGAGACGGGCGTCCTGACCCCGCCGCGGGACCCGGCGACGCTGACCCGCGTGCTGGAGGAGTTGCTCGACGACCCCGAACGGCTGCGGGCGATGGGCGAGGCGGGTCACCGGCGACTCCTCGACGAGAACTGGACGTGGTCCGCCCACGCCGAGCGGGTGACCGACGTTCACGAGGCGGTGATGGCCGAATGGTGACCGTCTCGGTGGTGATCCCCTACAGCGAACGGTTCACGCCGCCGGAGATGCTCGAGGAGGCGAAAGCGACCGTGGCCGCACAGACCGTCGACACCGATCTGGTCGTCGTCGACGACGTCGACACCGGTCCCGCCGACGCCCGCAACGCGGGGTTGGAGCGGGCCGACTCGCGGTACGTCGCGTTTCTGGACGCCGACGACCTCTGGACGCCGGACAAACTCGAACGGCAACTCGACCGGATGGCCGACACCGACGCCGGGTTCTGTCTGGAGGGGGACCCGATGTCGCTCGACGAGTTCGTCTACCGCGTCATGTTGAACGAACTGACGTCGTTCACCTCCTCGATGCTCGTCGACACCGACCGCGTGTCGGCCACGTTCGAGTCTGGGCTGAACCGGGACGAGGACCGGCTGTACGCGCTCGAAGCGGCGACACAGGGCGGCGTCTGCTTCTGCCCGGACCTGTTCGTCCGGCGGCGCCACGAGCGGAGCATGATGGCCACCGGCATCGCGGTCGACGAGTACGTCGCGGCGTGTACGGAGTTCGCGTTCCTCGCCGACCGGCGGGTCCCGGCGGCCCAGCCGTACCTGAGCATCTACTACGTGCAGGCGTTCACGACAGCCGGACTCGCGCTCCGGGAGGAGGGAGAGTACGACCGCGCCGTCTCGTATCTCGTGCGAGCGCTCCGTATCTCCCCGCACCCGTACACGCTCTGGCACCTGCTGTGGACGCTCCCGTATCGGGCGCTCCCGATAGGTCGAACACAGTGATCGGACCGGACCGACCCGGGACGGCCGACGCCACGACTCCTCGCGTCCCCGCCGCGAGCGGCGGCCGGGAGCGTGGTCCGGGTGTGGTGCCGGCGGATCGGACGAGGACTCGTCCACGTCCCGTTCGCACGGACGGCCCGATCGCGCGGGACGGTGTCGCGGGACACCGGGGGGGTCGATGACCGGGGAGAAACCGGCTCCCGTTCGACCGGTCGGGGGGTCCGTGATCCCGCGACAACTCAACTTCGCGCGGGCCGGCGGCCTCCTGTTGGCGCTCGAGATCGTCGGGGTCGTCGTCGGGTTCGGGTCGACGGTGTACTTCGCGACGACGCTGGGTGCCGCCGCGCTGGGCGTGTTCTTCCTGTTCGAGGCGGCGCTTGGCACCCTCGGGACGTTCGGCGACTTCGGGATCAACGGCGCGGTAGAGAAACGCATCAGCGAGGGAAGCGAGCCGGGGGCCGTCCTCGGTGCCGGTCTCCTCCTGAAAGGCGCGCTGGTGCTCGGACTGACCGCCGTCGTCGTCCCGTTCCGCGGGGCGGTCAACGCCTACGTCGGCGCGGTCGTGGTCGGTCCGCTGTTGGTGGCGTTGGTCCTGTCCCAGCTGGCGGTGCTGTCGGTCCACGTCATGCGGGCGGAGCTGCGGGCCGACGAGACGGCGATCCTCCAGTTCCTCCGGCTGGTGACGTACGTCGCGGTGTCGGTCGCGCTGGTCCGGTTCGGCGCCGGTCCGCTGGCGCTCGTCTACGGTGTCATCGCCGGCTACGTCGTCATGCTCGCGGGCGGCGTGCGACGGATCTCGACGGTGCCCGCCCGCCCGTCGGTCCGACACGTCCGCACGCTGGTCGACTACGCGAAGTTCAACGGGATCTGGGGGCTGGGCGGTCACGCGTACAACACGCTCGACATCCTGGTCATCGGGCTGTTCCTCACGAGCGCAGACGTGGCCGCGTACGAACTGGCCTGGCGCGTGACGCTGATGGCCGGGATCGTCGGCGGCGTCGTCGCCAACACCGTCTTCGCGCAGATGAGCGCGTGGGACGCCGCCGGACAGCGCGACCGCATCGCGCCGACGGTCCGGGACGGCCTGTTGGCGTCGCTGGTGCTCGTCGTCCCCGCCTTCGTCGGCGTCGCACTGCTCTCCGAGCAGATCCTCGGGTTCGTCTTCGGCCCGGAGTTCGTCGTCGCCGCGGCCGCGTTCGTCGTCCTGATGGGCGAGAAACTGGTCGCGGCGGTGAACAACGTCTTCGACGCGACGGTCCGGGCGGTCGACCGACCGGACATCGGTGCGTACGCGACGGTCGCGTCGCTGGCGTTGAACGTCGCGTTGAACCTCCTGTTGGTCCCCCGGTACGAACTGGTCGGCGCCGCGGTCGCGACGGGCGTCTCGATGGCGGTCAACACCGTCGTCCTCGGCGGGTTCCTCCGCCGTCTCGTCCCGATCGAGTTCCCCGTCCGGCACGTCGGCTGGTGTGTCGTCGCGGCCGGCGTGATGAGTACCGCGGTCGTCGCCGCGGGGACGGTGCTCCCGGCGACGCTGGCCGGTCTCGTCGGTCGGATACTCCTCGGCGGGGTCGTGTACGGAGCGGTCGTGCTCGCCTCCCCCAGCCTCCGTCGGAAGATCTTCGCCGCCGTCGGGCAGTTCGGCGGCTGACCCGCGCGGACGTGTTTCGGCTCCGTCGAGCCACGGCGAGTACCGCCGTCGATAGCTCCGGACGGCGACGTTACCGCGCGAGCGACGCGGCGGTGGTGTCGTCTCCGTACACGCCGGTGTGGCCGTCCTCGCTGTAGTAGATCCGGACGTGGCCGTTGGTGTACACCTTGTCGACGGTCGCGTCGGTGCGTTCGAAGGTGTCGTCGCCGACGGCGAACCGGCCCAGTCCGCCGGTCCGGATCGCATCGCCCAACGCGACGATGTGGTCGGTCCAGCCCCGGCGGACGACGAGGTACGGCGCGTCGGTGTCCAGTCCACCGGGGCCAGCTCGGACCTGCCCGGTGGCGTTGAACCGGTACGTCTCGAAGGCACGGTTGGTCACCTTGTCGGTGGCGACGGGGCCTTCGACGGACCGCTGGACGAACGCCGCGGTCGACCCGAGGGCGCGGTACCGGTCGTCGCTCATCGACACCTGTTCGCGGGGTTCGTCGAGGTACACGCCGGAGACGTCGTCGGCGGCGAGCACCGTGAAGCCGGTCGCTCCGGCCATCGCCGCGACGAGGATGACGGCTACGGCCGCGTATCGTCGGTCGACGGACAGCGCCCGACCCAGCCCCACGGCGAGCGGGAAGACGGCCACGAGCGTCACGACGAACTTCAGCCGCTCGATCTGTGGGATCGAGATCGGGAGCGGGAGGAGGAGGACCGACAGTCCGAGGCCGGTGGCGGTCAGCGTGAACCCGCGCTCGTACGCCCCGAGGTCGTCGAGGAGTTCGTAGCCCGCGAGCAGCACCAGCGACGTCAGTCCGACGGCGTACAGACCCGTCGCGGTCGTCAGCCACTCGACGGCTCGACCGACGCTGTCGGTCGGCAGCGTCGTCCCGTAGAGGAACAGCTGTTCGGCGGGCATCGTAGCCACGTCGAACAGCACCCCGAGGCTCAACTCGACGATCCCGACGGTGATGAGGCTGGGCGAGTACGACCAGTACACGAGCAGGAACACCCCGCCGATCACGCCCGGGAACAGCCACCGGTACCGGAACCACCGGCGGCTGTCGGGCTGTGCCCC
The sequence above is a segment of the Halobaculum lipolyticum genome. Coding sequences within it:
- a CDS encoding glycosyltransferase, producing the protein MTEARSGDAPDPLVSVVVVTYNSASTVGETLSSLAEQTYPDDRYEVLVVDGGSSDDTERVVAGYDASFHVVDGGTIGACRNRGIDTADGRYVAFTDSDCAVPATWLRSLVDRIVGADDHIAGIGGPNRPFPDDPAFAKLVGSLQGTVFGSGGSPQSHAIDRVREVRSVACCNVIYDAALLEEYRFDGDINVGEDAELHFRLSEAGYRFLFDPVIAVSHHLSADFAAFTKKARSYGYSMARIQRRHGKLIRWYSPIPSAALGGGTVAALADLRSRRARYVPVLALAYLLVSGYATAQVYRDRRSPLALLTPVLLAAQYVCYGVGFLEGLTAVDPVPQDLP
- a CDS encoding glycosyltransferase family 4 protein, with the protein product MSDDDTSRSESQPSYRVLGCATEHPSHLFPVRTPFNQRSFDALNRTGVDLDVVSPTPYAPPVGPFSEYRHVPKTERWGSYEVHYPRFLYALPKRYFYHVSGNSMRKRLTRYVEQTFDTPHDVVQACGFYLDGYGTLEYCRRHDVPLVALSHAGDLKNFDRFNDTVQSQIRETIDYASAVLTVSDELADVARGFTTADKVTTLPIGEDPEKYPTDRREAIRAELGIDPDTKLLLYVGRFEKEKGVKELVSALGALDREDVSVVAVGHGGALRWWFLDELGKLSHPAHAYWELDPIAVRRLHVAADLLVLPSHFEARPTVIYEAMAAETPVLASNVGGIPEMVVDGETGVLIPPHDPGALTEALDYLLDDPARLRTMGAAGLRRLVDNEWTWTRHAERMNEIHREVIDA
- a CDS encoding glycosyltransferase family 2 protein translates to MPEVSVVVPAYQRGDMVGRAIDSALAQTVEDVEVVVVDDGSTDDTETVVTAYEDDRVRYVAHERNRGVSAARNTGLAAATGEYVAFLDSDDEWLPRKLDRQLTTLAERGEGWVGAYCGIATGGLSPLDRLAAVVSERLFRSAAPREGGRELAEALLSMQVFMGPGSTLLVERDVLEATGGFDEGLSLFEDWDLVLRVLEAGKLAYVDEPLAVTHFTGNAPAKACVVNDRRFLERNADLVADLEARGVRVERIHRMGLVGHFLAEGRFGEAADYLDAAALAEPKNLARVAFWSVLGVRALARGDR
- a CDS encoding glycosyltransferase family 4 protein gives rise to the protein MSDAYDVLACCIHHQSHPLQVRSPFNHRSFDAINRTHADLDVVVPTPFAPPVGPFSEYSRVPDTERWGSYVAHYPRFLYMIPKRRFYHVSGDSLQRRVPRYVERTFDTPHDVVHTSDIYLDGYGLLPYCRAHDLPLVVTSHAVDLHNFDSFNEQAQRRIRETIEYAARILVVSDELAGVARRFAPASKVRTVPIGEDPSKFPTDRRAAIRTELGIDPDTKLLLYVGAYTEQKGVKELVEAVDALDREDVLLVTVGHEGDLRWWLLDRLGELSHPARSQWRLDPMALRRWQVAADVVVHPSWTEGRPTVVYEAMAAKTPVVASAVGGIPEMVVDGETGVLTPPRDPATLTRVLEELLDDPERLRAMGEAGHRRLLDENWTWSAHAERVTDVHEAVMAEW
- a CDS encoding glycosyltransferase, translated to MVTVSVVIPYSERFTPPEMLEEAKATVAAQTVDTDLVVVDDVDTGPADARNAGLERADSRYVAFLDADDLWTPDKLERQLDRMADTDAGFCLEGDPMSLDEFVYRVMLNELTSFTSSMLVDTDRVSATFESGLNRDEDRLYALEAATQGGVCFCPDLFVRRRHERSMMATGIAVDEYVAACTEFAFLADRRVPAAQPYLSIYYVQAFTTAGLALREEGEYDRAVSYLVRALRISPHPYTLWHLLWTLPYRALPIGRTQ
- a CDS encoding polysaccharide biosynthesis C-terminal domain-containing protein, with the translated sequence MIPRQLNFARAGGLLLALEIVGVVVGFGSTVYFATTLGAAALGVFFLFEAALGTLGTFGDFGINGAVEKRISEGSEPGAVLGAGLLLKGALVLGLTAVVVPFRGAVNAYVGAVVVGPLLVALVLSQLAVLSVHVMRAELRADETAILQFLRLVTYVAVSVALVRFGAGPLALVYGVIAGYVVMLAGGVRRISTVPARPSVRHVRTLVDYAKFNGIWGLGGHAYNTLDILVIGLFLTSADVAAYELAWRVTLMAGIVGGVVANTVFAQMSAWDAAGQRDRIAPTVRDGLLASLVLVVPAFVGVALLSEQILGFVFGPEFVVAAAAFVVLMGEKLVAAVNNVFDATVRAVDRPDIGAYATVASLALNVALNLLLVPRYELVGAAVATGVSMAVNTVVLGGFLRRLVPIEFPVRHVGWCVVAAGVMSTAVVAAGTVLPATLAGLVGRILLGGVVYGAVVLASPSLRRKIFAAVGQFGG